One segment of Fusarium falciforme chromosome 13, complete sequence DNA contains the following:
- a CDS encoding Repressible high-affinity phosphate permease yields MADNEARAPPAAVAKTTGGNSAFRNFHNDFAHIADPNERRRLALAEIDRAPFGWYHVRACVVAGVGFFTDSYDIFCVSMLTIMLGIVYYPATGKLPTSADNAIKLSTSAGTVIGQLGFGMLADIFGRKRMYGLELIVIIFATLGQALTAGSPSTSLIGIIIFWRVLMGVGIGGDYPLSSIITSEFATTKWRGAMMAAVFAMQGMGQLCAALVMMFLTLGFKSQLEGAPNQTSCTGGCQVAVDKMWRTLVGFGAVPACIALYYRLTIPETPRYTFDVARDVEKADEDVKAYMTGKREGETDEVARAQVQQGARENLQVPKAGWGDFFRHYGKLKNFLLLLGTAGSWFSLDVAFYGLSLNNGTILKVIGYSSKDAHNVYEFLYNTAVGNIIIVLAGAVPGYWVSVATIDTLGRKTIQLGGFIILTILFIVMGFAYHHISSNGLLAIYVLAQFFFNFGPNTTTFVVPGEVFPTRYRSTSHGISAASGKIGSIIGQGAISILRTRGATKDNEAPWMDHVLEIYALFMLLGCLTTLLIPETARKTLEELSGEDDYANADTYALRRQVRATVAALLQQQGREKPIGVYWLARFMKRHPSIKTKIGKRQEALRFNCFTSTAVNWYFDIRESEYGWIKPENTVNVDEGGFMAGFGLDSLVIGSSDPKKKAFLKGSQSRTWTSFLEAATATGRLLKPGIIFKGKELQQQWFIDELKEVADWYYITSDNGWIDNHIAVEWLKQVYLPQTQPEDESDARLIILDGHRSHVSDEWMATCFLNNVYCCYLPAHCSHGLQPLDNGLFNASKAAYRKELQKLISLTDSALVDKVNFIKAYAKGREVGMTKKNILSGWRVTGNWPISRWKALIHPEIQPDKKETTPALDGLSDGQRDSDNTPKTSRHIRDLGKNKSPSTRRRYSVISKGFEA; encoded by the exons ATGGCTGACAACGAGGCGCGTGCCCCCCCGGCCGCTGTCGCCAAGACAACCGGCGGCAACAGTGCATTCCGCAACTTCCACAACGACTTTGCTCATATCGCCGACCCCAACgagcgtcgtcgtcttgcCCTCGCCGAGATCGACAGGGCTCCCTTTGGCTGGTATCATGTTCGAGCCTGTGTTGTCGCCGGTGTCGGCTTCTTCACTGACTCTTACGATATCTTCTGCGTCTCCATGCTAACCATCATGCTTGGCATTGTCTACTATCCCGCCACGGGCAAGCTTCCTACCAGCGCGGATAACGCCATCAAGCTCTCAACTTCGGCTGGTACTGTTATTGGTCAGCTTGGCTTCGGTATGCTTGCTGATATCTTCGGCCGAAAGCGCATGTACGGTCTGGAACTCATTGTCATCATCTTTGCTACCCTCGGTCAGGCCTTGACTGCTGGCTCTCCATCTACCTCTCTTATCGGAATTATCATCTTCTGGCGAGTCCTCATGGGCGTTGGTATTGGTGGTGACTATCCTCTTTcttctattattacttctga GTTCGCGACCACCAAGTGGCGAGGAGCTATGATGGCTGCTGTATTTGCCATGCAGGGAATGGGCCAGCTCTGCGCCGCCCTGGTCATGATGTTCCTCACTCTCGGCTTCAAGTCCCAGCTTGAGGGCGCCCCCAATCAGACTAGCTGCACTGGCGGTTGCCAGGTCGCCGTCGACAAGATGTGGCGTACCCTGGTCGGCTTCGGTGCCGTTCCCGCTTGCATTGCCCTTTACT ACCGTCTCACCATCCCCGAGACCCCTCGCTACACCTTCGATGTCGCCCGCGATGTCGAGAAAGCCGACGAGGATGTCAAGGCCTACATGACTGGCAAGCGTGAGGGTGAGACTGATGAGGTCGCTCGCGCTCAGGTCCAGCAGGGTGCTCGCGAGAACCTTCAGGTGCCCAAGGCCGGCTGGGGTGACTTCTTCCGCCACTAcggcaagctcaagaactTCTTGCTTCTGCTCGGAACTGCTGGATCATGGTTCAGCCTTGATGTGGCCTTTTATGGACTCAGTTTGAACAACGGTACTATTCTCAAGGTTATTGGCTACTCGAGCAAGGATGCCCACAACGTGTACGAGTTCCTATACAACACCGCCGTCGGCAACATCATCATTGTCCTTGCTGGCGCTGTTCCTGGCTACTGGGTTTCCGTTGCCACTATTGATACTCTTGGCCGTAAAACTATTCAGCTCGGTGGCTTCATCATTCTTACTATTCTCTTCATT GTTATGGGTTTCGCTTACCACCATATTTCCTCCAACGGTCTGCTCGCCATCTACGTGCTTGCCCaattcttcttcaacttcg GTCCCAACACTACCACCTTCGTTGTCCCCGGTGAAGTCTTCCCCACCCGTTACCGATCCACCTCTCACGGTATCTCTGCCGCCTCCGGCAAGATTGGATCCATCATCGGCCAGGGCGCCATATCCATCCTTCGTACCCGTGGTGCTACCAAGGACAATGAGGCTCCCTGGATGGACCACGTTCTTGAGATCTATGCTCTTTTCATGCTTCTCGGTTGCCTTACTACCCTCCTCATTCCCGAGACTGCTCGCAAgactcttgaggagctcagcGGCGAGGATGACTACGCCAACGCTGACACTTATGCCTTGCGCCG TCAAGTTCGCGCCACCGTCGCTGCCCTCCTACAACAGCAAGGCAGGGAAAAGCCTATCGGCGTATATTGGCTAGCTAGGTTTATGAAACGACATCCGTCCATAAAGACCAAGATAGGAAAACGCCAGGAGGCGTTGAGGTTCAATTGTTTTACCTCGACCGCCGTCAATTGGTACTTTGATATCCGCGAGAGCGAATATGGCTGGATCAAACCTGAGAATACTGTTAATGTTGACGAGGGCGGCTTTATGGCCGGATTTG GCTTGGATTCCTTAGTTATCGGCAGTAGCGACCCTAAGAAGAAAGCCTTCCTCAAAGGCTCCCAGTCCCGCACTTGGACCAGCTTTCTCGAAGCCGCAACTGCAACTGGCCGTCTTCTGAAGCCGGGGATTATCTTTAAAGGCAAAGAGCTTCAGCAACAGTGGTTTAttgatgagctcaaggaAGTGGCTGACTGGTATTACATCACGTCCGACAACGGCTGGATAGACAACCATATCGCGGTCGAGTGGCTCAAACAGGTCTATCTTCCCCAAACACAACCGGAAGATGAGTCAGATGCGAGGCTTATCATACTAGATGGTCATCGAAGCCATGTATCT GATGAGTGGATGGCTACGTGCTTTTTGAACAACGTGTATTGTTGTTACCTGCCGGCTCACTGCTCCCACGGCCTACAACCACTCGACAATGGTCTATTTAATGCATCTAAGGCGGCCTATCGCAAAGAACTCCAAAAGCTGATAAGCCTGACTGATTCTGCGCTGGTGGATAAGGTCAACTTCATCAAGGCCTATGCCAAAGGCAGAGAAGTGGGTATGACGAAGAAAAATATCCTTTCTGGTTGGAGAGTGACTGGAAACTGGCCGATTTCACGATGGAAAGCGCTCATACATCCTGAGATCCAGCCTGACAAGAAGGAAACGACGCCCGCATTAGACGGCCTCAGCGACGGGCAACGCGACTCTGATAACACGCCAAAGACCAGCCGTCATATCAGGGATCTGGGGAAGAACAAAAGCCCTTCAACAAGAAGGCGCTATTCTGTGATATCGAAAGGTTTCGAAGCATAA